A genomic window from Megalobrama amblycephala isolate DHTTF-2021 linkage group LG2, ASM1881202v1, whole genome shotgun sequence includes:
- the tjp2a gene encoding tight junction protein ZO-2a isoform X2 encodes MPVIVERRLFLSRNVMDYCHNPVMEETVWEQYTVTLQRDSKMGFGIAVSGGRDNPNEESGEMSIVVSDVLQGGPADGLLFENDRVIQVNAVPMDGVPHSFAVQTLRKCGKVAKITVKRSRKIPVNVLKRAPSPDDRVFSGDYNDDYDYDQDRRSIYSGRSYPDRDASLERERGYPDERERGYERSRGRSMERGVSPDRQYRRDGSRGRILDHERSPDRHHRSDHNLDRDHSPDRRYRSDRTLDRNYSPDRRYRSEHTLDRERSPDRRYRSDRTLDRSHSPDTQHRPEPARGYSRENLASDHERRRYDHRQDEPMKRSNSRDQLDILPIPRQEPLEKPLSVTLLKNRPNDEYGLRLGSQLFIKEMTSTGLASKEGKLQEGDIILKINGTVTENLSLSDAGKLIEKSRGKLQLMVQRDRSQVLIRIPPMADSDSEMDDISEIESYRSYSPQEDRRSHHSDLSSHSSNERLQEKSRDEPPSRLAKMGAMPTPFRAAPAELPPPPVEKDEPRSESPVPVVNAAPKSVPVKAKTLPKVPLRPSLEDQEIYGPNTVMVRFQKGDSVGLRLAGGNDVGIFIAGVQEDSPAEVEGLRTGDQIVKVNNMDFRGMVREDAVLFLLEIPKGEDVTILAQSKPDVYKDILASGRGDNFFIRTHFEYEKELPQSLTFSRGEIFKVVDTLYDGKLGNWLAIRTDKDNQLLEKGIIPSKSRAEQMANVQNAQKGAGNDRGDFWRLRGQRAAKKKDLRKSREDLSATPVTTRFPAYERVVLREAGFRRPVVIFGPISDAANEKLGNDLPDEFIIAKTEPKDAGSEKSSGVVRLNTIRQIIEQDRHALLDVTPKAVDTLNYTQWYPIVIFLNPDSKQGVKTLRNRLVPGSNRSSRKLYEQAVKLRKTCSHLFTATIDLNSSHDAWFGSLKEAIREQQDKAVWVCESKLDGSEEELDIHDDRMSYLSAMSADYLSMDSRLTSDYEDTADEGGAYTDNELDESTDEPQPMSAISRSSEPVSEERPMPVPQERSKKPASREVQRDPSPPPSFVPEPPKVRSASRPADSRSFDSRSSSTISSDVPVSTKPLPPPVAQKPSFTLRTGPADETTSNDPADDPANRTFRGKVKAFEQMDHLARAKRMLELQEAEQARLEISQKHPDIYAVPHKPKPNQNRPQPIGSSSNSESQSSSKPPYSESRSHYRADDDDEEEYRRQLADQTRRGFYNPQKYNDTEL; translated from the exons AACCCAGTCATGGAGGAGACGGTGTGGGAGCAGTACACTGTGACCCTACAGAGG gactccaagatgggcTTTGGCATTGCTGTGTCTGGAGGACGGGACAACCCAAACGAAGAAAGTGGAGAAATGTCAATTGTCGTATCTGATGTGCTGCAAGGGGGTCCTGCAGATGGCTTGTTATT CGAAAATGACAGAGTGATCCAGGTCAATGCTGTGCCCATGGACGGTGTCCCACACTCCTTTGCAGTGCAGACTCTCCGCAAATGTGGCAAAGTAGCCAAAATC ACGGTAAAGAGATCTAGAAAAATTCCCGTCAACGTGCTTAAACGTGCCCCATCTCCAGATGACCGCGTTTTCAGTGGCGACTACAACGATGACTACGACTACGACCAGGACCGGCGTAGCATCTACAGCGGACGGAGCTACCCTGATCGTGATGCCAGCTTGGAGCGGGAGCGTGGCTATCCTGACGAGCGGGAGCGTGGCTATGAGCGCAGTCGCGGGAGGAGCATGGAGCGAGGTGTGAGCCCCGACAGACAGTACAGAAGAGACGGCAGCCGCGGGCGAATCCTGGACCACGAGCGCAGTCCCGATCGGCATCACCGAAGTGACCACAACCTGGATCGCGACCATAGTCCAGACCGACGTTACCGAAGCGACCGCACGCTGGACCGCAACTACAGTCCAGATCGACGCTATCGCAGCGAACACACCCTGGACAGAGAACGAAGTCCAGACAGACGATACCGCAGTGACCGTACACTGGACAGATCCCATAGTCCAGATACTCAGCACAGGCCAGAACCTGCTCGTGGCTACAGCAGAGAGAATTTAGCCAGTGACCATGAGCGCAGGAGGTACGATCACCGCCAGGACGAACCCATGAAGAGGAGTAACAGTCGAGACCAGCTGGATATCTTGCCCATACCACGACAAGAACCCTTGGAGAAGCCGCTCAGTGTGACTCTTCTAAAGAACCGCCCCAATGATG AATACGGCCTCCGTCTTGGCAGTCAGTTGTTCATCAAAGAGATGACAAGCACAGGTCTGGCATCCAAAGAAGGCAAACTACAAGAAGGCGACATTATTCTGAAA attaATGGTACGGTCACAGAGAATCTGTCTCTGAGCGATGCTGGAAAGCTGATTGAGAAGTCTCGTGGGAAGCTGCAGCTGATGGTGCAGAGGGATCGCAGTCAGGTTCTCATCCGAATCCCACCCATGGCAGACAGTGACTCGGAAATGGATG ATATCTCGGAGATTGAGTCGTACCGCTCATATTCTCCTCAGGAAGATCGGCGGAGCCATCACTCAGACCTCTCATCACACTCCTCTAATGAGAGGCTACAAGAAAAAAGCAG AGATGAGCCTCCTAGCAGACTGGCTAAAATGGGAGCGATGCCGACTCCATTCAGAGCAGCGCCAGCGGAGCTGCCACCTCCACCTGTAGAGAAAGATGAGCCTCGCAGTGAGTCTCCAG ttcCTGTGGTAAATGCTGCTCCAAAAAGTGTTCCGGTAAAAGCCAAAACTCTACCAAAAGTTCCCTTGCGGCCCAGTCTGGAGGACCAGGAAATTTACGG CCCCAACACAGTGATGGTGCGCTTTCAGAAGGGTGACAGTGTTGGCCTGCGTCTTGCTGGAGGAAACGATGTGGGTATTTTTATCGCTGGCGTTCAGGAGGACAGCCCTGCTGAGGTGGAAGGACTCCGCACTGGAGACCAGATTGTGAAG GTAAATAATATGGATTTCAGAGGAATGGTCCGGGAAGATGCAGTTCTGTTTTTGCTGGAGATTCCCAAAGGAGAAGATGTGACCATCTTGGCTCAAAGCAAACCTGATG TATATAAAGACATCCTGGCGTCTGGACGAGGGGATAACTTCTTCATTAGAACTCATTTTGAGTATGAGAAAGAGCTTCCTCAGAGCTTGACCTTCTCCAGAGGAGAGATATTTAAAGTGGTGGACACCCTGTATGATGGAAAGCTGGGTAACTGGCTCGCCATCCGCACGGACAAAGACAATCAGCTCTTGGAGAAAGGCATCATACCCAGCAAGAGCAG aGCGGAGCAGATGGCAAATGTTCAGAATGCACAGAAAGGTGCTGGCAATGACAGAGGAGATTTCTGGAGGCTGAGAGGTCAAAGAGCAGCCAAGAAAAAAGATCTTCGCAAGAGCAGAGAGGATCTCAGTGCCACACCAGTCACTACACGCTTCCCAGCCTACGAGAGAGTGGTGCTACGCGAAG CTGGATTTAGACGACCCGTCGTAATATTCGGCCCTATTTCAGACGCGGCCAATGAAAAACTTGGGAATGATCTTCCAGATGAGTTTATCATCGCAA AGACAGAACCTAAAGACGCGGGCTCAGAGAAGTCGTCTGGTGTGGTGAGACTGAATACTATTCGTCAGATCATTGAACAG GATCGACACGCTCTGCTTGATGTCACTCCAAAGGCTGTAGACACCCTAAATTACACCCAGTGGTATCCCATCGTCATTTTCCTCAACCCAGATAGCAAGCAGGGGGTGAAGACCTTGAGAAACCGCCTGGTTCCTGGCTCCAACCGCAGCTCACGCAAGCTTTACGAACAAGCAGTTAAACTGCGGAAAACCTGCTCACACCTGTTCACTG CTACCATTGATCTGAACTCTTCCCATGATGCCTGGTTTGGAAGTCTCAAGGAAGCCATACGAGAACAACAAGATAAAGCCGTCTGGGTCTGTGAAAGCAAG CTTGATGGATCTGAGGAGGAGTTGGATATCCATGACGACCGTATGTCATACTTGTCGGCCATGAGCGCAGACTACCTAAGCATGGACAGCCGCCTGACCAGTGACTACGAGGATACGGCAGATGAGGGCGGCGCATATACAGATAACGAACTTGACGAGTCCACCGACGAGCCACAGCCCATGTCGGCGATCAGTCGCTCGTCTGAGCCTGTTAGTGAGGAG AGGCCCATGCCTGTTCCCCAAGAGCGTTCAAAGAAACCTGCGAGCAGAGAGGTGCAGCGGGACCCCAGCCCACCTCCATCATTTGTTCCAGAACCCCCTAAG GTCAGGTCAGCTTCACGTCCTGCTGACTCCAGGAGTTTTGACTCCCGTTCCAGCAGCACAATCAGCAGTGATGTTCCTGTCAGCACCAAACCCCTTCCACCGCCAGTAGCCCAGAAGCCCAGTTTCACGTTGAGGACAGGCCCAGCTGACGAAACGACCTCTAACGACCCTGCCGATGACCCTGCCAACCGCACCTTCCGGGGAAAGGTGAAGGCTTTTGAGCAAATGGACCACTTGGCCCGGGCCAAAAGGATGCTCGAGCTCCAGGAGGCCGAACAAGCACGG CTGGAAATATCTCAGAAACATCCAGATATTTACGCAGTTCCTCACAAGccaaaaccaaaccaaaacagGCCACAACCAATTGG CTCCAGCTCAAATTCTGAGTCCCAGAGCTCCTCCAAACCACCATATTCAGAGAGCCGCTCTCACTACCGCGCTG
- the tjp2a gene encoding tight junction protein ZO-2a isoform X1, whose translation MEETVWEQYTVTLQRDSKMGFGIAVSGGRDNPNEESGEMSIVVSDVLQGGPADGLLFENDRVIQVNAVPMDGVPHSFAVQTLRKCGKVAKITVKRSRKIPVNVLKRAPSPDDRVFSGDYNDDYDYDQDRRSIYSGRSYPDRDASLERERGYPDERERGYERSRGRSMERGVSPDRQYRRDGSRGRILDHERSPDRHHRSDHNLDRDHSPDRRYRSDRTLDRNYSPDRRYRSEHTLDRERSPDRRYRSDRTLDRSHSPDTQHRPEPARGYSRENLASDHERRRYDHRQDEPMKRSNSRDQLDILPIPRQEPLEKPLSVTLLKNRPNDEYGLRLGSQLFIKEMTSTGLASKEGKLQEGDIILKINGTVTENLSLSDAGKLIEKSRGKLQLMVQRDRSQVLIRIPPMADSDSEMDDISEIESYRSYSPQEDRRSHHSDLSSHSSNERLQEKSRDEPPSRLAKMGAMPTPFRAAPAELPPPPVEKDEPRSESPVPVVNAAPKSVPVKAKTLPKVPLRPSLEDQEIYGPNTVMVRFQKGDSVGLRLAGGNDVGIFIAGVQEDSPAEVEGLRTGDQIVKVNNMDFRGMVREDAVLFLLEIPKGEDVTILAQSKPDVYKDILASGRGDNFFIRTHFEYEKELPQSLTFSRGEIFKVVDTLYDGKLGNWLAIRTDKDNQLLEKGIIPSKSRAEQMANVQNAQKGAGNDRGDFWRLRGQRAAKKKDLRKSREDLSATPVTTRFPAYERVVLREAGFRRPVVIFGPISDAANEKLGNDLPDEFIIAKTEPKDAGSEKSSGVVRLNTIRQIIEQDRHALLDVTPKAVDTLNYTQWYPIVIFLNPDSKQGVKTLRNRLVPGSNRSSRKLYEQAVKLRKTCSHLFTATIDLNSSHDAWFGSLKEAIREQQDKAVWVCESKLDGSEEELDIHDDRMSYLSAMSADYLSMDSRLTSDYEDTADEGGAYTDNELDESTDEPQPMSAISRSSEPVSEERPMPVPQERSKKPASREVQRDPSPPPSFVPEPPKVRSASRPADSRSFDSRSSSTISSDVPVSTKPLPPPVAQKPSFTLRTGPADETTSNDPADDPANRTFRGKVKAFEQMDHLARAKRMLELQEAEQARLEISQKHPDIYAVPHKPKPNQNRPQPIGSSSNSESQSSSKPPYSESRSHYRADDDDEEEYRRQLADQTRRGFYNPQKYNDTEL comes from the exons ATGGAGGAGACGGTGTGGGAGCAGTACACTGTGACCCTACAGAGG gactccaagatgggcTTTGGCATTGCTGTGTCTGGAGGACGGGACAACCCAAACGAAGAAAGTGGAGAAATGTCAATTGTCGTATCTGATGTGCTGCAAGGGGGTCCTGCAGATGGCTTGTTATT CGAAAATGACAGAGTGATCCAGGTCAATGCTGTGCCCATGGACGGTGTCCCACACTCCTTTGCAGTGCAGACTCTCCGCAAATGTGGCAAAGTAGCCAAAATC ACGGTAAAGAGATCTAGAAAAATTCCCGTCAACGTGCTTAAACGTGCCCCATCTCCAGATGACCGCGTTTTCAGTGGCGACTACAACGATGACTACGACTACGACCAGGACCGGCGTAGCATCTACAGCGGACGGAGCTACCCTGATCGTGATGCCAGCTTGGAGCGGGAGCGTGGCTATCCTGACGAGCGGGAGCGTGGCTATGAGCGCAGTCGCGGGAGGAGCATGGAGCGAGGTGTGAGCCCCGACAGACAGTACAGAAGAGACGGCAGCCGCGGGCGAATCCTGGACCACGAGCGCAGTCCCGATCGGCATCACCGAAGTGACCACAACCTGGATCGCGACCATAGTCCAGACCGACGTTACCGAAGCGACCGCACGCTGGACCGCAACTACAGTCCAGATCGACGCTATCGCAGCGAACACACCCTGGACAGAGAACGAAGTCCAGACAGACGATACCGCAGTGACCGTACACTGGACAGATCCCATAGTCCAGATACTCAGCACAGGCCAGAACCTGCTCGTGGCTACAGCAGAGAGAATTTAGCCAGTGACCATGAGCGCAGGAGGTACGATCACCGCCAGGACGAACCCATGAAGAGGAGTAACAGTCGAGACCAGCTGGATATCTTGCCCATACCACGACAAGAACCCTTGGAGAAGCCGCTCAGTGTGACTCTTCTAAAGAACCGCCCCAATGATG AATACGGCCTCCGTCTTGGCAGTCAGTTGTTCATCAAAGAGATGACAAGCACAGGTCTGGCATCCAAAGAAGGCAAACTACAAGAAGGCGACATTATTCTGAAA attaATGGTACGGTCACAGAGAATCTGTCTCTGAGCGATGCTGGAAAGCTGATTGAGAAGTCTCGTGGGAAGCTGCAGCTGATGGTGCAGAGGGATCGCAGTCAGGTTCTCATCCGAATCCCACCCATGGCAGACAGTGACTCGGAAATGGATG ATATCTCGGAGATTGAGTCGTACCGCTCATATTCTCCTCAGGAAGATCGGCGGAGCCATCACTCAGACCTCTCATCACACTCCTCTAATGAGAGGCTACAAGAAAAAAGCAG AGATGAGCCTCCTAGCAGACTGGCTAAAATGGGAGCGATGCCGACTCCATTCAGAGCAGCGCCAGCGGAGCTGCCACCTCCACCTGTAGAGAAAGATGAGCCTCGCAGTGAGTCTCCAG ttcCTGTGGTAAATGCTGCTCCAAAAAGTGTTCCGGTAAAAGCCAAAACTCTACCAAAAGTTCCCTTGCGGCCCAGTCTGGAGGACCAGGAAATTTACGG CCCCAACACAGTGATGGTGCGCTTTCAGAAGGGTGACAGTGTTGGCCTGCGTCTTGCTGGAGGAAACGATGTGGGTATTTTTATCGCTGGCGTTCAGGAGGACAGCCCTGCTGAGGTGGAAGGACTCCGCACTGGAGACCAGATTGTGAAG GTAAATAATATGGATTTCAGAGGAATGGTCCGGGAAGATGCAGTTCTGTTTTTGCTGGAGATTCCCAAAGGAGAAGATGTGACCATCTTGGCTCAAAGCAAACCTGATG TATATAAAGACATCCTGGCGTCTGGACGAGGGGATAACTTCTTCATTAGAACTCATTTTGAGTATGAGAAAGAGCTTCCTCAGAGCTTGACCTTCTCCAGAGGAGAGATATTTAAAGTGGTGGACACCCTGTATGATGGAAAGCTGGGTAACTGGCTCGCCATCCGCACGGACAAAGACAATCAGCTCTTGGAGAAAGGCATCATACCCAGCAAGAGCAG aGCGGAGCAGATGGCAAATGTTCAGAATGCACAGAAAGGTGCTGGCAATGACAGAGGAGATTTCTGGAGGCTGAGAGGTCAAAGAGCAGCCAAGAAAAAAGATCTTCGCAAGAGCAGAGAGGATCTCAGTGCCACACCAGTCACTACACGCTTCCCAGCCTACGAGAGAGTGGTGCTACGCGAAG CTGGATTTAGACGACCCGTCGTAATATTCGGCCCTATTTCAGACGCGGCCAATGAAAAACTTGGGAATGATCTTCCAGATGAGTTTATCATCGCAA AGACAGAACCTAAAGACGCGGGCTCAGAGAAGTCGTCTGGTGTGGTGAGACTGAATACTATTCGTCAGATCATTGAACAG GATCGACACGCTCTGCTTGATGTCACTCCAAAGGCTGTAGACACCCTAAATTACACCCAGTGGTATCCCATCGTCATTTTCCTCAACCCAGATAGCAAGCAGGGGGTGAAGACCTTGAGAAACCGCCTGGTTCCTGGCTCCAACCGCAGCTCACGCAAGCTTTACGAACAAGCAGTTAAACTGCGGAAAACCTGCTCACACCTGTTCACTG CTACCATTGATCTGAACTCTTCCCATGATGCCTGGTTTGGAAGTCTCAAGGAAGCCATACGAGAACAACAAGATAAAGCCGTCTGGGTCTGTGAAAGCAAG CTTGATGGATCTGAGGAGGAGTTGGATATCCATGACGACCGTATGTCATACTTGTCGGCCATGAGCGCAGACTACCTAAGCATGGACAGCCGCCTGACCAGTGACTACGAGGATACGGCAGATGAGGGCGGCGCATATACAGATAACGAACTTGACGAGTCCACCGACGAGCCACAGCCCATGTCGGCGATCAGTCGCTCGTCTGAGCCTGTTAGTGAGGAG AGGCCCATGCCTGTTCCCCAAGAGCGTTCAAAGAAACCTGCGAGCAGAGAGGTGCAGCGGGACCCCAGCCCACCTCCATCATTTGTTCCAGAACCCCCTAAG GTCAGGTCAGCTTCACGTCCTGCTGACTCCAGGAGTTTTGACTCCCGTTCCAGCAGCACAATCAGCAGTGATGTTCCTGTCAGCACCAAACCCCTTCCACCGCCAGTAGCCCAGAAGCCCAGTTTCACGTTGAGGACAGGCCCAGCTGACGAAACGACCTCTAACGACCCTGCCGATGACCCTGCCAACCGCACCTTCCGGGGAAAGGTGAAGGCTTTTGAGCAAATGGACCACTTGGCCCGGGCCAAAAGGATGCTCGAGCTCCAGGAGGCCGAACAAGCACGG CTGGAAATATCTCAGAAACATCCAGATATTTACGCAGTTCCTCACAAGccaaaaccaaaccaaaacagGCCACAACCAATTGG CTCCAGCTCAAATTCTGAGTCCCAGAGCTCCTCCAAACCACCATATTCAGAGAGCCGCTCTCACTACCGCGCTG